One Phaseolus vulgaris cultivar G19833 chromosome 4, P. vulgaris v2.0, whole genome shotgun sequence DNA window includes the following coding sequences:
- the LOC137837646 gene encoding single-strand DNA endonuclease 1 isoform X2, translated as MGVKNLWDLLESCKKRVPLHHLQNKRVCVDLSCWVVQLHSVSKSQACVKDNVYLRGLFHRIRALIALNCSIVFVADGSIPAIKLSTYRRRLNVGKEVAKSETNLQKVTSLRRNMGSEFSCMIKEAKILGMALGISCLNGIEEAEAQCALLNFESLCDGCFSLDSDIFLFGARTVYRDICLGDGGYVVCYEMTDIERKLGLGRDSLIALSLLLGSDYYQGVHGLGPESACEIVKSIGDQFVLKKFASEGLGWVKKRRGGKNDLGRDDNILEVINAYMKPKCHSADSDIVHKALAQYTFQRTRLQQLCAEFFLWPSDKTDGYILPSIAERDLRRFANLRLTSSRVGLNLPLDEIPVKCPVSEIIKSRKVQGRECYEVSWEGMVDGLETSIVPADLIESACPEKILEFEERKAQKKKQNIQKRRPKKKETNSSLAELDLKLQNLLLDNNLRDQANFNASDSSERISRITTPVAEADLNTQDLLHLSHDIEHTGLIHDTSNIYSSNKVVSTIGKNEIIDLLSPSPPKKFNFSSKCEQSSDQNIEVINLSDSENDVSVEHKQKAKELRLFLASIRNEIH; from the exons ATGGGCGTGAAGAACTTGTGGGACCTGCTGGAATCTTGCAAGAAAAGGGTTCCCCTTCACCATCTACA GAATAAGAGGGTGTGCGTGGACCTGTCGTGCTGGGTGGTGCAGCTTCACAGCGTGAGCAAGTCCCAAGCTTGCGTAAAGGATAACGTGTACCTCAGAGGGCTCTTTCACCGAATCAGGGCACTAATTGCGCTCAATTGCAGCATCGTCTTCGTCGCAG ATGGATCAATTCCTGCCATAAAATTATCAACCTATAGGCGTCGCTTAAATGTTGGAAAGGAGGTTG CAAAAAGCGAAACAAACTTACAGAAAGTGACTTCGTTACGGAGAAACATGGGGTCTGAGTTTTCTTGCATGATTAAAGAGGCTAAAATTTTGGGAATGGCTCTTGGAATTTCTTGTTTGAATGG TATTGAAGAAGCTGAAGCTCAGTGTGCTTTGTTGAATTTTGAATCATTATGT GATGGATGTTTCAGTCTAGATTCAGACATTTTCCTTTTTGGTGCAAGGACAGTGTATAGGGATATCTGCCTTG GAGATGGTGGATATGTCGTTTGTTATGAGATGACAGATATTGAAAGAAAACTTGGGCTTGGAAGGGACTCATTG ATTGCTCTTTCCTTGCTTCTTGGCAGTGACTATTATCAAGGGGTTCATGGTCTGGGTCCA GAGTCGGCTTGTGAGATAGTCAAATCAATTGGGGACcaatttgttcttaaaaaatttgCTTCTGAAGGACTTGGATGGGTGAAAAAAAGAAGAG GCGGCAAGAATGATTTAGGGCGGGATGATAACATTTTAGAAGTAATTAATGCTTATATGAAGCCAAAATGTCACTCTGCAGATTCAGATATTGTGCACAA GGCTCTTGCTCAATATACGTTTCAACGTACTAGACTCCAGCAGCTATGTGCTGAATTCTTTCTGTGGCCTTCGGATAAAACAG ATGGGTATATTCTTCCAAGTATAGCTGAAAGAGATTTACGACGATTTGCCAATTTGCGTTTAACTTCATCTCGAGTTGGACTGAACCTTCCTTTAGATGAG ATCCCTGTAAAGTGTCCTGTCTCAGAAATCATCAAGAGCCGAAAAGTTCAAGGGAGAGAATGCTATGAGGTTTCTTGGGAAGGAATGGTGGATGGACTTGAAACTTCAATAGTACCTGCAGATCTTATAGAAAG TGCCTGCCCTGAGAAGATTTTGGAGTTTGAGGAAAGAAAGGCtcaaaagaagaaacaaaatattCAGAAAAGAAGACCAAAGAAAAAGGAAACTAATTCATCTCTTGCCGAGCTTGATCTAAAACTTCAGAACTTGTTGCTTGATAATAATTTGAGAGACCAAGCCAACTTCAATGCCTCTGATTCTTCAGAAAGGATATCAAGGATTACAACTCCTGTGGCTGAAGCTGATCTTAATACCCAAGATTTGTTGCATCTATCACATGACATAGAACACACTGGGTTGATTCATGATACTAGCAACATATATAGTAGCAATAAGGTGGTTTCCACTATTGGTAAAAATGAGATCATAGATCTTCTGAGCCCTTCCCCACCTAAGAAATTCAATTTTTCCTCAAAATGTGAGCAATCAAGTGACCAAAACATCGAAGTGATTAATTTGAGTGATTCAGAAAATGACGTGTCTGTTGAACACAAGCAGAAAGCCAAGGAACTGAGATTGTTCTTAGCTAGTATTAGGAATGAAATTCATTGA
- the LOC137837646 gene encoding single-strand DNA endonuclease 1 isoform X1 — MGVKNLWDLLESCKKRVPLHHLQNKRVCVDLSCWVVQLHSVSKSQACVKDNVYLRGLFHRIRALIALNCSIVFVADGSIPAIKLSTYRRRLNVGKEVAKSETNLQKVTSLRRNMGSEFSCMIKEAKILGMALGISCLNGIEEAEAQCALLNFESLCDGCFSLDSDIFLFGARTVYRDICLGDGGYVVCYEMTDIERKLGLGRDSLIALSLLLGSDYYQGVHGLGPESACEIVKSIGDQFVLKKFASEGLGWVKKRRGGKNDLGRDDNILEVINAYMKPKCHSADSDIVHKALAQYTFQRTRLQQLCAEFFLWPSDKTDGYILPSIAERDLRRFANLRLTSSRVGLNLPLDEIPVKCPVSEIIKSRKVQGRECYEVSWEGMVDGLETSIVPADLIESACPEKILEFEERKAQKKKQNIQKRRPKKKETNSSLAELDLKLQNLLLDNNLRDQANFNASDSSERISRITTPVAEADLNTQDLLHLSHDIEHTGLIHDTSNIYSSNKVVSTIGKNEIIDLLSPSPPKKFNFSSKCEQSSDQNIEVINLSDSENDVSVEHKQKAKELRLFLASIRNEIH; from the exons ATGGGCGTGAAGAACTTGTGGGACCTGCTGGAATCTTGCAAGAAAAGGGTTCCCCTTCACCATCTACA GAATAAGAGGGTGTGCGTGGACCTGTCGTGCTGGGTGGTGCAGCTTCACAGCGTGAGCAAGTCCCAAGCTTGCGTAAAGGATAACGTGTACCTCAGAGGGCTCTTTCACCGAATCAGGGCACTAATTGCGCTCAATTGCAGCATCGTCTTCGTCGCAG ATGGATCAATTCCTGCCATAAAATTATCAACCTATAGGCGTCGCTTAAATGTTGGAAAGGAG GTAGCAAAAAGCGAAACAAACTTACAGAAAGTGACTTCGTTACGGAGAAACATGGGGTCTGAGTTTTCTTGCATGATTAAAGAGGCTAAAATTTTGGGAATGGCTCTTGGAATTTCTTGTTTGAATGG TATTGAAGAAGCTGAAGCTCAGTGTGCTTTGTTGAATTTTGAATCATTATGT GATGGATGTTTCAGTCTAGATTCAGACATTTTCCTTTTTGGTGCAAGGACAGTGTATAGGGATATCTGCCTTG GAGATGGTGGATATGTCGTTTGTTATGAGATGACAGATATTGAAAGAAAACTTGGGCTTGGAAGGGACTCATTG ATTGCTCTTTCCTTGCTTCTTGGCAGTGACTATTATCAAGGGGTTCATGGTCTGGGTCCA GAGTCGGCTTGTGAGATAGTCAAATCAATTGGGGACcaatttgttcttaaaaaatttgCTTCTGAAGGACTTGGATGGGTGAAAAAAAGAAGAG GCGGCAAGAATGATTTAGGGCGGGATGATAACATTTTAGAAGTAATTAATGCTTATATGAAGCCAAAATGTCACTCTGCAGATTCAGATATTGTGCACAA GGCTCTTGCTCAATATACGTTTCAACGTACTAGACTCCAGCAGCTATGTGCTGAATTCTTTCTGTGGCCTTCGGATAAAACAG ATGGGTATATTCTTCCAAGTATAGCTGAAAGAGATTTACGACGATTTGCCAATTTGCGTTTAACTTCATCTCGAGTTGGACTGAACCTTCCTTTAGATGAG ATCCCTGTAAAGTGTCCTGTCTCAGAAATCATCAAGAGCCGAAAAGTTCAAGGGAGAGAATGCTATGAGGTTTCTTGGGAAGGAATGGTGGATGGACTTGAAACTTCAATAGTACCTGCAGATCTTATAGAAAG TGCCTGCCCTGAGAAGATTTTGGAGTTTGAGGAAAGAAAGGCtcaaaagaagaaacaaaatattCAGAAAAGAAGACCAAAGAAAAAGGAAACTAATTCATCTCTTGCCGAGCTTGATCTAAAACTTCAGAACTTGTTGCTTGATAATAATTTGAGAGACCAAGCCAACTTCAATGCCTCTGATTCTTCAGAAAGGATATCAAGGATTACAACTCCTGTGGCTGAAGCTGATCTTAATACCCAAGATTTGTTGCATCTATCACATGACATAGAACACACTGGGTTGATTCATGATACTAGCAACATATATAGTAGCAATAAGGTGGTTTCCACTATTGGTAAAAATGAGATCATAGATCTTCTGAGCCCTTCCCCACCTAAGAAATTCAATTTTTCCTCAAAATGTGAGCAATCAAGTGACCAAAACATCGAAGTGATTAATTTGAGTGATTCAGAAAATGACGTGTCTGTTGAACACAAGCAGAAAGCCAAGGAACTGAGATTGTTCTTAGCTAGTATTAGGAATGAAATTCATTGA
- the LOC137837646 gene encoding single-strand DNA endonuclease 1 isoform X3, whose product MGSEFSCMIKEAKILGMALGISCLNGIEEAEAQCALLNFESLCDGCFSLDSDIFLFGARTVYRDICLGDGGYVVCYEMTDIERKLGLGRDSLIALSLLLGSDYYQGVHGLGPESACEIVKSIGDQFVLKKFASEGLGWVKKRRGGKNDLGRDDNILEVINAYMKPKCHSADSDIVHKALAQYTFQRTRLQQLCAEFFLWPSDKTDGYILPSIAERDLRRFANLRLTSSRVGLNLPLDEIPVKCPVSEIIKSRKVQGRECYEVSWEGMVDGLETSIVPADLIESACPEKILEFEERKAQKKKQNIQKRRPKKKETNSSLAELDLKLQNLLLDNNLRDQANFNASDSSERISRITTPVAEADLNTQDLLHLSHDIEHTGLIHDTSNIYSSNKVVSTIGKNEIIDLLSPSPPKKFNFSSKCEQSSDQNIEVINLSDSENDVSVEHKQKAKELRLFLASIRNEIH is encoded by the exons ATGGGGTCTGAGTTTTCTTGCATGATTAAAGAGGCTAAAATTTTGGGAATGGCTCTTGGAATTTCTTGTTTGAATGG TATTGAAGAAGCTGAAGCTCAGTGTGCTTTGTTGAATTTTGAATCATTATGT GATGGATGTTTCAGTCTAGATTCAGACATTTTCCTTTTTGGTGCAAGGACAGTGTATAGGGATATCTGCCTTG GAGATGGTGGATATGTCGTTTGTTATGAGATGACAGATATTGAAAGAAAACTTGGGCTTGGAAGGGACTCATTG ATTGCTCTTTCCTTGCTTCTTGGCAGTGACTATTATCAAGGGGTTCATGGTCTGGGTCCA GAGTCGGCTTGTGAGATAGTCAAATCAATTGGGGACcaatttgttcttaaaaaatttgCTTCTGAAGGACTTGGATGGGTGAAAAAAAGAAGAG GCGGCAAGAATGATTTAGGGCGGGATGATAACATTTTAGAAGTAATTAATGCTTATATGAAGCCAAAATGTCACTCTGCAGATTCAGATATTGTGCACAA GGCTCTTGCTCAATATACGTTTCAACGTACTAGACTCCAGCAGCTATGTGCTGAATTCTTTCTGTGGCCTTCGGATAAAACAG ATGGGTATATTCTTCCAAGTATAGCTGAAAGAGATTTACGACGATTTGCCAATTTGCGTTTAACTTCATCTCGAGTTGGACTGAACCTTCCTTTAGATGAG ATCCCTGTAAAGTGTCCTGTCTCAGAAATCATCAAGAGCCGAAAAGTTCAAGGGAGAGAATGCTATGAGGTTTCTTGGGAAGGAATGGTGGATGGACTTGAAACTTCAATAGTACCTGCAGATCTTATAGAAAG TGCCTGCCCTGAGAAGATTTTGGAGTTTGAGGAAAGAAAGGCtcaaaagaagaaacaaaatattCAGAAAAGAAGACCAAAGAAAAAGGAAACTAATTCATCTCTTGCCGAGCTTGATCTAAAACTTCAGAACTTGTTGCTTGATAATAATTTGAGAGACCAAGCCAACTTCAATGCCTCTGATTCTTCAGAAAGGATATCAAGGATTACAACTCCTGTGGCTGAAGCTGATCTTAATACCCAAGATTTGTTGCATCTATCACATGACATAGAACACACTGGGTTGATTCATGATACTAGCAACATATATAGTAGCAATAAGGTGGTTTCCACTATTGGTAAAAATGAGATCATAGATCTTCTGAGCCCTTCCCCACCTAAGAAATTCAATTTTTCCTCAAAATGTGAGCAATCAAGTGACCAAAACATCGAAGTGATTAATTTGAGTGATTCAGAAAATGACGTGTCTGTTGAACACAAGCAGAAAGCCAAGGAACTGAGATTGTTCTTAGCTAGTATTAGGAATGAAATTCATTGA